The region TGAGGTTCGTGTGGGAAAACGGAGGCTGTTCTTCACTGCTGGGCTGAGGCTGGCTTCTGCTCGGTTCTGGGTACTCGTCATACTTCCCCTCCTCTACTCCCTTGAATATCTTCGATCTGATACTAGCCCACTCTGCCAGGACGGCAGCACTGGACTGGTCTGTAGAGAGCGAGGACTCATTGAGTGATTTGGTTTTGCCAGACTTGCGGTCTGGTGAAGTCTTGCTCTTGGTTGGCGGTGTTCCCTGGGCCTTTTTATCCTCTCCCAGACCCAGCAGAGACTTGCAAGCGGTATCTTTGATCTGGTCCAAATTGACAGCTGTCCCACAGAGCTGGGCACCTGTCACCAGGATGGCTGTGTGGGGGACATATGGAGATGTTGGCAGGTTGGGGGAGTCTGGTCCTTCAGAGGAGGAGGCCTTAGCGCCTTCTCTCTGATCAGCTACAGCACCGTTCTGGTGGCTGGAGGTCGGCGTAACAGGTGTCAGGTTGACCTTCTGGAACAAAATCTGGTTTTCTCCAGAGGAAACTTTGAAAGAGAAAggcctctgtctctcctccatctctctccagcGCAGCTCCTCagctctcctctgcctctcctgtGGATCTGAGCTGCCATCCGGATTCTCTAAAGACAGCCTCTTttgctcctcttcttcctcctttctcattctctcctctgcttccatttttttcttttcttcaatCTCTTGCAACCTCTGCTTTTCTgcttcctccttttccttcctttcctcttcctctcttagCCTCTCCAAACGTAGACGCTCAGCCTCAAGCTCCTCCTGCCTTCtcgcttcctcttcctcctcctcccgcttctttctctcctcatcttttctcctctgctcttccagtcgtctcatctcctcctcctcctcctcccgctgTCGGCGCTCCTGCTCTTCTCGcatcctcctttcctcttcctctttccacatctgctcttcctcctctcgccgcctcctttcttcctcttccctgatccttctctcctcttcctccctgctccttctctctgcctcctcccgaatccttctttcttcctcctctttacGGATgcgctcctcctcctgctgtttacgacacctctcctcctccagttcACGCAACCTCAGCTCCTCTGccctcttccttctctcctcttcctcctgtctgAACCTCTGTTCCTCCAGCTTCCTCTTTGTTTCTTGTATTTCCTCCTCATGGAGTCTCTGTTTCTTCAAGCTTTCAAGGGACTCAACCCATTCAACAGATGTCCTGTGCTGATCGTCTGTGGAGACGCCTGCTGCCTCAAGATCCTCTAGCAGCACACCAGGAATAGATACCTCTTGGAGATCCTGGGGAAGTGGAagtatgattatttttttcttaaccaCAACAAAGGTTGGGAAATCTCACAGATTGAGTCAACAATATGCTAAGATCCTCACAATCTGACTATAGCTCTGGCTCACCTGTGTAAACCGCCGGTGCTTGCGGGAAACCCTCTGATTTTTCGGTTTGACAGACAATTTATGCTTGGCGGCAGTGTTGTCTAAGCGAGGAACAGACTGCGGGACAGCATCCAGGTTGATAGACTCGATCGTACCAGTAGGTGGAAGAACTCGTTTGGACCTCAAGGACTTCATTGGGGTGGTGTGCAGTCCTGCTTGTTGGGTCTCCTGGACCTGCTTTTGTTCCAATAACAAAGCATTTACTTACTGATACACATCTCAGTCTCACTACTttcaaaactaaactaaattgtCACCAGTATAAGTTAACAAGTGTTACCTTTGGCTCTGTTTTTGCTGGCTCGACTTCTACCTGCGCCATCACCTTCAGAGGGCTCCGGGGAACCTCTTCCTCGTCTGAACTACCCTCATCTCCCTCACTTCTCCTCAGAGAGGGAGGCTTCTGGCCGAACTTTATACCTTGTGCTATCTGCCTCTGTGATCAACAATAAAGGTTGCATGTTAATTCTGTATATAGACAGAAGAGAGCTGATCTGAGTGCACATTGCATTAAGGCCTACCTGCAGATTCCTAACTTTATCAGACACGTTTTCCTGGGACATCGTGTGATCTGGACTGGGCTCCGTTGCCGGCTCCTCCGGAATAAAGATACTGTCGTGTGAGAGAGCTCGAGATCCGATGGGACTGAACTCTCTGCAGAATAACAAGAGCGTCTTCAGTGTAGCAACATGTCATTACtgtcagtcattcattcatttatcatGCGCAGGGCTGTAGTATCGCTCCCTAAGTCATTTTACACAAAGAAATGAATGACCTCTTTACACACCAGTAGTTTCCGCACATTGATTGAAGGCTCAAATCATGTTGATCCTTTTATGAGGTGTATTTGAACAGGGCCTCACCCTTTTCTCAACAGATTGCGTAACCACAACTTGCAATGTTTATGAGAGGCTATTTTAGCACTTTCATTTTTCTGAGAGGTATGAATGGATAcccaaagagaaaacaaaaaagaatttGATAAGAAGCAAAGTTGTTTCTTGGATAAAATTGGTTTAAGAAGATATAAAAGGTCACTATCTGAATGAAAGTGATAAGAAATTTTCAAACTTCCTGTAGATACAAAAAATTATTGATAAGACATGGTTGCAGCTTTTATTAGTGACAATAAAAATCGCACATGGAAAAGCtcagttataaaaaaatatgtgtaaatatgaaATTCGACCTATGTTCTTACCTCAGATTTTGATTGGGCTCCTCATTGTCAGATACAACTCCATTGCACACTTCCCCAGTAGAAAAACTCGCCTTTAGCTCTGCTCCATCAAAGCCCACTTTCGTCTcacgcttcttcttcttcccaaACAGTCTTCTGAAGGGCTGGAATTTGCCCTGTCGCCTTCTCTCTGTTGGCAAAGATAATAGATGATAACCACGACTACTTGCAATCAGATCTTCAATCTTTGTATCTCGCCCTCAAGCGAGTTACAAGCAGCACAGTGCCTATgggtgtgtctttgtgtgtctgcatgttagGTAGTGAAATGCAATTGATTGaatgaacagaaaataaatcaaaatagcAGATGGAATAAGAAGAAAACCTTGGCTCTTTGGTTCATACTTACTCATATATACAGGAAGTGGAAAAGACAAACACCACGCATAAAAACGGAGCACCCACAGCCATAGCAGCTTTAGAAATATGGTGATCAAATCCTTGAATTACTGACTAAAAATAAGCAAAGTCCATGATTGGTTCTGAGAGAAAGGACAGCAGTGAAAACCCACCATGACCCTCATGGCTTAAGGAGTTCCTGTGAAATGTGTGACTCACATCATGTTTGTCCTGCAGTATTTGAGCAACACTTCAATAGATAACAACTTTCCAAGTTATACATGTGTATTATCTGATGCTCCAAAGggagtatgttttttttaagatttttttttgaagagcagacagaaaacaaggggagagagagggggttatgacatgcaacaaaggtcccaaGCCAGAATCCAACCAGGGACATTCTGGTTATATGGCATGGACTGTAAACATTAGGCAACCAGGGTGCCAGGAGTACTCTTTTATTGCTACTTACAGGCACATATCACAGCAAATCACTCTGGCAACCTCTCTGATCTGTTGGTCAGTGAGATAACTCCATCTCAGTTAAATTATTACAAACTGTTTTATGAAGAGCAACATGCtaccaaatatttaaaaagtatgtTGACAATTAACTTGCATAGTAAAACAAAAGTTGTAAAAAGCCATTTTCAGATAATTGCTGGTTCAAGGATGTACTGAGTTCATGGCTGCACAACAGTGCCTTGAATGAAACTGGTTGATAtctttatttcttcattatCCCTCATACCAGAAAGTTATAAACTCTTATACATAAGCTAAACTTTCCCATGTGCAAAAGCCTCAGGAtcccaaagaaaatgtaaacagatATCTCTTTacttcatttcaaaatgtaatagTGAACTTTTCTGCTTTGTCTGCCTGTGTAAGTCCGgcagcatgttttgtttttgtctgtgtatttatttgtgtgtctgagtaCTTGTGGAGGTCCACTGGATGACCAAAGTGGGTGAGGTTACAGAGCTACAAAGTTACTCTACACCACTGTGCAGACAGGCGTTCTCAGGGCTCTGTGGGTATCCCTTTCAGAGCTATAAGTAGCAACTGGTGTGGGATTTCACTTCGCATGCTGCTCACTATACCAgaggcatcatgggaaatgATACAGTAAACTCATTTCCCCACTTAGATCCTTGACTCTGAAGTTCAAGTTTTGTATATGAGTTTATATTGAgcaatttaatataaaaactgGCAAAGTTGtgaatttatgatttatttgctGTCTTTGATTGACTGAGTACACAATTTGTTTATATAAGATAGGACAATGCCCAGGTTTAATTAAAATGGAATGCTTTTATCCTTAGAGTCTGAGTAGCACAGCAAACAATCAATAGAAGTCAATTACCTCTACGAAGACTACATTATCAGTCTTAACTATATCTGTGATGTCGTCTGGGCATCTCACTAAACCAAAACTGTCCACAATGTACTCATATACTTATGACAAATGTGACAGATGCCAAAACCACAGTTGCAATTAAACTTCAATCATTAGAcagaatttcactttgttggaaATCTCCTATGCCTCCAACTTCCTCTTAATGCCTTgaagatgtaattttattttaattaaatgggagaaaattacatttttaaatggtaATGCTTCTCAACTAATTTTAAGAAATAGTTACCATATATTTTCTTTGCTAAACAAACAACCTGCTGATCTGCTGATTATTCtcttgattaatagattagtccTTTGCTTAAATGTCAGGAAGAAAATTTCAGAAAGTATTAGGAAGTGCCCATTTCAAGTTGATTACTATGTCCTACagtctacaacccaaagatattcagccCATGATCATAAAGGACAAGAAAGGGTGGTTTAtctttacatttgagtgacTGGAACGAaggaatatttggcattttcttCTTGAGAAAtggctttgctttgttttcttttcattttgctgttaGTGTCttgtcctccttttcttttcatttttgtcaatttttattttggaCTGGGACGTTTTGATCAGGACAGAGATACTATAAAATTGGGTTAGATATAAATCTGTGAGTCTTATGTGGGAATGAAATTACTTAAGTGGCAGGAAAATGAGAGCGAAAAAGGGGAGAAGTCTTTATGGAATTGTTTTTGTATCTCTTTcaataaaatatgttgaaaaaaatattaagaatCTGTGCATGTTGAGTCTGGGATTTGAGGGACTTTATCAGTAGCTTTGCTTATCACTTGacaatcacattaaaaacaaatctgcctTTTGTTTTCATAGATTTATGTGTTTACATAGAGCACTGATGAAATTGATGACACGCTCACTACTCTGTCAGATCCACTCTGTCTGTCAGAGCAGCAAATGATATTATGCTGTGACgctgatgttttgtttcccTGCAGCATGCTCTCCCAGCATCAGAGCCCGTCCAGTGTTTCTACTCTGTTACAAAGCCCATAATGCACTGCCGTGGGCATGCTCACACACTCATGCGTGAAACGTGAAAGGACACTTTTTTCAGTAGTGTAGACgattcagctgcagcagcagcagcagcagcagcagcaggactcCACTCCCAACCTAACACTAGGGTTAACTCTTGCTTCCTGTATGTTTGTAGTTCAGTGTGGTTTGACCCTGGTCCTCTGCAGTCAGACCCCTGCTGGTTTTTCATTCTAGCCATCTGATCAGGAAATATTTCACATCTGGTAAAGGCAAATTAACTAGCTGGGGGAGGGGAAAACCAGCGGGAGTTTGGCTCCTAAGAATTGCTTTTGAATTCTACTTATTGCACAAATCAAAGGTAAAATGCAGACAATGCAGCAGCTCACAACTCTAATAACAATACAGTCAGCAAGGTAACATTTAGGGTGTTGTGGAGTAAATTAATGGATTTTCTatgtcattaaataaaaaattcaacatttaaGGAAATGCAGAGAATTAGAAGAGAAGATCTGTCCAGTAAATATaaagccagcagccagttagcctagcttagcataaagactggctATTTCTTGGCTTTGAgttattgtttttacactttggttttgtaCAGATTTGTAGCTGTTGGACAGAGTGAGGCTAGCTCTTCccacctgtttccagtctttctgctaagctaagttaaccaactgctggctgtagccttatatttaacaaacagatatgagagtggtatcaattcCCTCATCTACTTCTCCTCCAGAAAGCAAATTCACACATTTCCTTAAATGTtggactattcctttaacactGAACTTTAGGTCTTTATCTACTGAATGCTGTCTCTTGCAATTCCTGGACACAAATGGGGCTTCTTGACATTTTGATATTAacgtgttgtttttcttttctttacactATTGATCAAAATCAATGCTACATAGGTTCATCATGGACCCTGATGAAATGCTATCTAAAAACTGTTTAAAGGGATAAAATAGAGGTTAGTGAAGTAGAGAAGTTAGAAATGTGGACACAGCAAACCACTAGCAAATCTAAAGGCTTCTGTAAATCTCTTCTATCATTTCAAACCCATCACCACACCATGCAGTtcttaaagagacagtgaaaaaaaagagcattacACTGAGGCTAACAGAGGTCATGTCATCCTCATGATGTTATCACTGACTCTGTTTTAAGCACTGTCTCTTTAAGATGTATCTAAAAGCACTCATTTTTTTCCTATTTACCTTGGCCTTTGGATTCGGTTACCTCTAAATGCATGTCATGCTTAGTTTCCGTGGCGTCTGTTGCCATGGTCACGGCACACCTTGGCTGCGGTGAGAGAAGAGGGAAGTGAGCATGGGGACGATGCTTTAGTGCAGGTTTAAAGGGAGCAAGTGTGAGCTTTTAatggagggaagagaggggagCAGCCCAGACTGAGAGGAGACAAACATGAGAGATCAGGAGAGGGGCGCTGAACATTTACTGTGCTCGAGCTGAGCTGCAGTTTCACTTTCACGTcttgctttttattttgctctCCATCACCTCTAGCTTTATCATCAAAAAGCTCAGCTTTGGTAGCTCTTGATGAACTGCTTGTCTGGGACACAATAAAGCCTGTgatgttttaaaatcaaaatgtgcCCTCTGAGGCCACTCTGTTGTGGCTTGTTGGTGTAGAAATAGTGATATTAAAAAGTCAGCAGTACATCTGAAACAACTAGTGGTTGGGGGATGCAGGTAGTACtgaaattaaagacaaaaaaaaaaagtcatccaCTTCTTTTATAGCAGCTGAGCTGATTATGTTCACTCTCCGTTTGATGACCCTTGGCTCAGTCCAATGATTAGAGATCTTCCATACAGATACAGCAGGAATAATCACAATAATCAAACCATGAACCACCTTTTATTTGCATCTCATAAACCGACAGGAAACAACAAACCACAGGCGGCTTCCTGAACCCTGGACCCACGCGTCCTCCACTCAACACCTGTCTGCAGCATGGCCGAGCCAGAGGTTTTCTGATGTACTGCggaaatgtgtgttgtgtaaaaCCACAAGCATCCGGGCCGGCGGTCGAATACCACAGAGTGTGAGACAGTACTGAGAGAGCCGGAGAGAAGCCCGCTGTCTCCAGTGGGATCAGCATGTCGTGGGCTTCCTTCCTGAGGGTGACAAAGCCGGACAGACTCTCTCAGAAATGTCTCGCCCATAAAGGCTCTTTGTCCTGTCTGACTCCAGCCAGCACAGAACAAGGAGCAAACAAGCATGTTTGGTAGTAGGAGTGTGTgaacagacagtgtgtgtggcaAAGAGAGAGACTGTATGTGGTTTTGTCTGCTGGCCTGAAGAGAGATCTTGTAGAcgctcttttttttattattgtttgtctgtttgtttacatgtgttgaCTTTTCTTGGCTGCCACTGCTAATGTTAAGCAAATGTCTGTGTGCTATGAAGCCTGTGTATGacttgtatttgtgtttattgttgtgcGAGTGTTTGTAGGCCTACTGCTGCAGACGACAGACTTGGGGAGCAGAGCTAGAGATGGGATGAGAGAAGCACAAGGAGCAGCCATGTGCTCTACAGAAGCAGAAAAATGCCTTTGACAAGTATACAGCTGCATCATAGTATGGCGGTGGCATAACACGATGCCGCGTTGCAGCGCTTTCGAACGACCCAGCAGCTCAACATCACTTAATGGTGACACAACTCTGCACCAGAGCGGGCGAGACAACCACCGGAGTCCGATGGCATGGCTTTAGTGTTGTAGCAGCGTGGCGTCGGCTAACTGCCATAACCTTACAGCACAAGTAGCTTGCTGACAAAGCAGACAGACGAACGTGGTGGAGCCGTGGAACAGTTTACCTATTTCAGATGCACAGCTCGAGATAGCTGCGCACCACTGCAGTAAAACCTTAGGGAACATCGATCTGCCCATTTTGCACAAAGCTTGTTTTACCCAGATGAACGTCTCCGCTGCCTCCGCTGTGGGAGGAAATGgtgaaataaatacagaacagagacacAACAGCAGGTTTAGGTTTGTTAGTTTGTTGTGAGGGACATGAGTGTGGCATGGAGGGTGACATGGGGAGAGGTGGGTGAGGAAGCACGTCTGAGTAGTAAACTCAGGATGGGTGTGGTGACAAGGACAAAAACTATGTATCTATAGTGCAAAACATAAGTTTTCACCATCACTGATAGTAGTTTTGGGCCCAGTACATACAACTCTCCCAATCTCATTCTTTAACATTCTCTGAAGTTTGGGCAGCCTTTGGTTTCTATGGCAACATATTTGCCAGAGCAGACAAACGCAACACAGAATCAACTCACATACCAGACTCTTATCACTACAAACAGACTGAAATAGTTCACTTGGCACACACCTGCATATATGCACAAACACTGTGGTTCCTGATGTGGTTGTTTTAACAGCAGCTGTAAAGTGCCAGGTCATATGCACTAGTAAAATGAGGGAGTATCCAAGTGCACTTGTGATGTTTGTATACCCAGCACACACTATATGCAAAAGAGATGGGTAATTTATGCAAAATTTATATCAGAGGTATGTGGTGAATGATCATTATCCCCCTAACCAGTCACATTACTGCTGCAAAAACCGAGAGTAAACTAAGTCATGTACATGAAGGCATCATCTGATCATTCCTCACACTAATCCAGTTTACATGACAAGAGTTCCTTTCTAAAAAAGATAATTAGGCTTTCAAATACTGCAATTTTAAATGCAATTCTGCTTTCACAGACAAGTAGGCCTTCATGCCTGGTAACCCAGTGTTTTTAGATGAGAATATGAAGAGAGAATTTGCAGGGGGGGGAGAAGTTCactgtgaactgtgtgtgttcagtgtgtccCCAGGATGTCACTATCTCCTACATCTGATGGTTTGTGACACAAACGGAGAAAAAAAGTAGAGCAGAGCACTATGATGTGCACAGAGGCACAGAATTTGTCTGGTAATTGTGCAGCAGCCGTGTGTTGATGGCTTTCATACAGAGTATGAGCAGTTGTGGATGACAGATGCTGGAAAGAAGCATCCACTGATAAAATGGATAATACCCCAATAAACTATTATTTTGATGATAATCTGAGTGTATTAAGTGTCTCTATTCAAAATGTTTATTCACATTATTTAGCATTATTATTCTATAGCTGCACATTTCCATCATGCATTTCACTTGCATTTGCTGATGGAATCACAAAATCATCAGCTGAGTGATGTTATGCAGAAACAGTCTGTGGGCCTGTTTCACCACCTCTTCCTCATTTTCACATATTCatctaaacaaaacaaactccaTGACCCATGCACATAGGACATGCAAAATTTATCTGCAATTTGTGAACATTAGCAAGTGACGCTACCACCATTTGCACGCTGTGTGTAAGCAGTGCTTGCTAATAGCTTTAGTCAAACGGGCCTCTGGTCCATAAACATATATCTCCAGCACAGTTTTCACTAAAATACCAACATAATGTATCTCCATGTTCTACCTCTGTTTTGTGTAACTCCTACCCTCTCTCACCTTTGTGCCATACACATTATACAGAGCACAAAGATATCACAAATAAGAGcaaactgcatttaaaatgtgacatgtgGTGATGCTGTCTGTGCCAATGCTCATGCCCCAATGAAAACAGAGTCCCATGTGTTTAGCATGTCTGACCCAATCCTACGTCAACTTCAGTGAGAGCTGAGGCATAGTGTGGTAACAAAATTACACTAGGTCTGTTAGACTGTACTTACGCACAGCTAAATGCTGATTTTAAGGGTATAAAGGAATAAAGTTTACTAAGTAGGTGTTtacaatgctaacatttgctaattagcactaaacacaaagtcaaGCTGAGGCTGAATTCAgcagtatttggtcataaaccaaagtattgggcAAATTGAACTTATGAATTCAAGttacacatgaaagtgtaccaaaattcatggcaatccatcccaTAGTTGTTGAGCCTCATAGTGACGCTAgtggaaaagtcaggggatcatcaaagtcagtaggattcatcctctggggaacatgaatgactgaacaaaatttcatggtaatccatcc is a window of Thunnus thynnus chromosome 8, fThuThy2.1, whole genome shotgun sequence DNA encoding:
- the cracd gene encoding capping protein inhibiting regulator of actin dynamics isoform X2; translated protein: MSQENVSDKVRNLQRQIAQGIKFGQKPPSLRRSEGDEGSSDEEEVPRSPLKVMAQVEVEPAKTEPKVQETQQAGLHTTPMKSLRSKRVLPPTGTIESINLDAVPQSVPRLDNTAAKHKLSVKPKNQRVSRKHRRFTQDLQEVSIPGVLLEDLEAAGVSTDDQHRTSVEWVESLESLKKQRLHEEEIQETKRKLEEQRFRQEEEERRKRAEELRLRELEEERCRKQQEEERIRKEEEERRIREEAERRSREEEERRIREEEERRRREEEEQMWKEEEERRMREEQERRQREEEEEEMRRLEEQRRKDEERKKREEEEEEARRQEELEAERLRLERLREEEERKEKEEAEKQRLQEIEEKKKMEAEERMRKEEEEEQKRLSLENPDGSSDPQERQRRAEELRWREMEERQRPFSFKVSSGENQILFQKVNLTPVTPTSSHQNGAVADQREGAKASSSEGPDSPNLPTSPYVPHTAILVTGAQLCGTAVNLDQIKDTACKSLLGLGEDKKAQGTPPTKSKTSPDRKSGKTKSLNESSLSTDQSSAAVLAEWASIRSKIFKGVEEGKYDEYPEPSRSQPQPSSEEQPPFSHTNLRKTMSANAKFSITPAKKKFGDSNRNSEVFTADDKEAGEEAPPSDSPTASSPAPTSKPQNRTSKTVRIVERGSEECMFAKDLPSFLVPSPGAKPEGPEMKSRGHSETEVSESREEGEEQGPGSEDKPSPFGIKLRRTNYSLRFHNEQSTEKRKKRYSAGDSFDGVPSPLTPMEPDSDASSVFSDKSSPASPQKDGVVGKYIHASASPAIPRAKSGKSASPTAHSEGEKVLSKPPLYRRPTTSPKPTGAVPTPPPSPLPKVVHGTPSDAMVQRTGGADSPSQEQTNRSEEPSAVAQLQRSSHGQIQGEEEPKEKRSFFPSINIPWREKVDRKTDIIKREKPSLQSRHSLDSTKVQEKEAGPLWITLALQKQKGFREQQQNREDRRSHREAKLAEKQAKERDSVSPTESKGSGSTSPSSKPQTPEEPKRPDSLLGRFERREHLKKANTLPSSVTVEIADSTPSPPAVKEVSKRFPSSDSPQVSTEPAWLALAKRKAKAWSDCPQIIK
- the cracd gene encoding capping protein inhibiting regulator of actin dynamics isoform X1, which codes for MSQENVSDKVRNLQRQIAQGIKFGQKPPSLRRSEGDEGSSDEEEVPRSPLKVMAQVEVEPAKTEPKQVQETQQAGLHTTPMKSLRSKRVLPPTGTIESINLDAVPQSVPRLDNTAAKHKLSVKPKNQRVSRKHRRFTQDLQEVSIPGVLLEDLEAAGVSTDDQHRTSVEWVESLESLKKQRLHEEEIQETKRKLEEQRFRQEEEERRKRAEELRLRELEEERCRKQQEEERIRKEEEERRIREEAERRSREEEERRIREEEERRRREEEEQMWKEEEERRMREEQERRQREEEEEEMRRLEEQRRKDEERKKREEEEEEARRQEELEAERLRLERLREEEERKEKEEAEKQRLQEIEEKKKMEAEERMRKEEEEEQKRLSLENPDGSSDPQERQRRAEELRWREMEERQRPFSFKVSSGENQILFQKVNLTPVTPTSSHQNGAVADQREGAKASSSEGPDSPNLPTSPYVPHTAILVTGAQLCGTAVNLDQIKDTACKSLLGLGEDKKAQGTPPTKSKTSPDRKSGKTKSLNESSLSTDQSSAAVLAEWASIRSKIFKGVEEGKYDEYPEPSRSQPQPSSEEQPPFSHTNLRKTMSANAKFSITPAKKKFGDSNRNSEVFTADDKEAGEEAPPSDSPTASSPAPTSKPQNRTSKTVRIVERGSEECMFAKDLPSFLVPSPGAKPEGPEMKSRGHSETEVSESREEGEEQGPGSEDKPSPFGIKLRRTNYSLRFHNEQSTEKRKKRYSAGDSFDGVPSPLTPMEPDSDASSVFSDKSSPASPQKDGVVGKYIHASASPAIPRAKSGKSASPTAHSEGEKVLSKPPLYRRPTTSPKPTGAVPTPPPSPLPKVVHGTPSDAMVQRTGGADSPSQEQTNRSEEPSAVAQLQRSSHGQIQGEEEPKEKRSFFPSINIPWREKVDRKTDIIKREKPSLQSRHSLDSTKVQEKEAGPLWITLALQKQKGFREQQQNREDRRSHREAKLAEKQAKERDSVSPTESKGSGSTSPSSKPQTPEEPKRPDSLLGRFERREHLKKANTLPSSVTVEIADSTPSPPAVKEVSKRFPSSDSPQVSTEPAWLALAKRKAKAWSDCPQIIK